The following nucleotide sequence is from Pseudomonas sp. S09G 359.
CGTATGAGTGAGATAAGTGGAAGCGCCCGTTTGTCTACTGTTGTCATAACTCTGATTGCTGTTGCGCTTTCATTAAAGTCGAGGCTATGTGTCTCAGCCATGTTTTCCCGTCTTGCCATTCATTGGGGTAATAGTAGCCGCAGCCTATTTCAGTGAATAAATACTCCTGAAGTTCTTGCTCTGCCTTGTCAGTTAATATCAAT
It contains:
- a CDS encoding contact-dependent growth inhibition system immunity protein, with the protein product MNQDYPELQQFLAGYFNPDWVDDHAIADDVIDFFISETSAETLAKVQKELEKLILTDKAEQELQEYLFTEIGCGYYYPNEWQDGKTWLRHIASTLMKAQQQSEL